From the Synechococcus sp. HK01-R genome, one window contains:
- a CDS encoding putative Ig domain-containing protein, whose product MAATLNEQSGGQIIDLIEDNILSAPELSEPLLAVLDQDFGASSLQALSKPLELPDIEVASTNFDWSLMDGAVDLLNSNPGITAIEPAASKNLINYESLELGDQLTGLAISDNPAEVLPNLVNANLPPLLEEAFRSDQLLTQSGSRDGDLSRDTQLPNPKVDEVTITDSLELQSPVIKVEEQSFTLLEDQAFSIALDDLFPLAEELVSVELLPIGDSDNDWLNVEKRRPDSTLVERVVIETLFRTESGQLLKAGEIRELQPGTNIHADLVVTDTRNSGLGLIGLEVDLDWSSQAAQLKDVMISPSLPLFKHGGVVDASAGRLSGLVAASLPSSGTGSVLGDEWQDLFASLSFEIGDNIAEGLNMEITPIKMPTSKNQPLSQQQVLTIGSRDDAILVVHGLADQGLVGVQQTLIDALDASGARWQKEVSLLIENVNDAPEAITLPPLLALEDEPFSLDLTTAFSDSDLEYGDKLSFHLVDVTADWLQIDQTSGVLSGQPDQTEVGTWKLQIEARDLSGASARQWIDLTVQNVNDAPQWNGNDLPLMLLRENQSFSIRLPENLFTDEDEGDQLQYTLSIEGENTDLDWIQLNPIEAILNGTAPLANGEILTLTISATDLQGESAAIPLQIQVVDKMFNRPPYLMGEPPIDLRIQEGESVTFDLLSYFGDDDILLGDTLNFEIEAPDWMEFDPAKSVVSGVPQNESVGKHTVSFRAFDDHGAFAVASFELTVDNVNQAPVRLGPSQDAQLINTGDVFRLDLNEIFSDADSLHGDSLSYSLRVRSTSSVGLPNWLTWNSGTGKLELSPGSDDRGLLTLDFNATDQSGETIGYQLNLGIISDSGITEVNQAIEQLRIKQGQTGILSLQDAFIRVRETEQIDYSFELLRRDNNGEYLSVDESDTDWITIVDRASLPVEREDRLIIEPVLRLLETGEQLDIEELANLQAGDEVELSINVSDLRSLTDIVGLVGLDIDLSWKGLTLSTDNPTDLKQAINEALPLFRSVEQSSTRDQSLRISAASLPSFGLGEMLGDEPGESFLKINLTLDDPLEPIEIMLKLNDEDSGGLGYGLADGTSADDLLSIINLSNTPIYELHVNTSEQVDGLYALKIKASSSNDSVSQVVPFTIGPGVNLPPLIKARPTSLKPDDNRIHRLDLGSLFQDLDGDSLSYSLSLTSENSQHKQILRDSVQVIYSNGHADLEFNVPGLEEPVTGSVTIMASDGVRSVNQTIEIVLIPRSQYVPLFADPSHPAVSTNQLVGLGDLFSARKIEFQDTADEVSLVLRSEDTIDLKFSNNFITLTGLSTPQVRFLEANILSRPEGDIQGYPLIIPISKLSSLLQDPSDGFNLNWLELVAPSQAGQSLNIQISTLSHVIGDNNGALYGISQGNSEEAVLMTTSTNTPRFLTQTTQRYLSGIVDQGVGSAATKPNELTTLVAWKNKENFDSSLEGNLRDLSSVVSIGISSNNANLIDNSLEKTQSSDYIITNLTVISADDAIFGDSDVLEGVNSDVELAESWDPISFTISKAPGADNLVDIDTVREGVQVQLEIDLSRSGVREEDLNAYRKFVAPETIVAANGLGLVLRDLDGQPITSSGWYDFTQRLDGDGNPVGDGAQFVVETIDGQRMISKIVLTLTDNSFGDNNLNFGVIDDPGMPVKLTRKPTPVTYANTDSRGLVPLTSNIPNTQNIDSDQLPEFVNDYESYGEVAEPDTQNLDPSSPNTSINSDDTTIERTLDSNDSRPLTPSGKGRGSNNVSQGNRPSLTGLSVNSQQNSESLGAAGSRFSVDTVNGSSSSTSDGSLKNTNAKPNGSGSPPSDDSLENINPKSNDSPIRRSDQRSSLKPLTAGTRSTPSQAPMSSRTTALDEASSAIQALFNRLISEVDSPTALGGIMLGMILTPNGAERGLRSLLDSGIGKPVSIQHRNAELQADWAFRFEGIGGDQTYLSIRLTGGRLVVSRLNTESEEFQAQNGTTLINTASMPQAALWKLLSHVTNPGDFVSQVHSWIEQLLLQPLDEIEHSWIVWYDKIFNDCKESPDPKIRSLFSHFRQDLSVANGVDPSYADALMLVQLLDCHIKLGFSVVEFL is encoded by the coding sequence TTGGCCGCCACCCTAAATGAACAGTCAGGCGGTCAGATCATCGACCTGATTGAAGACAACATTCTGTCAGCGCCTGAACTGAGCGAGCCCTTGCTTGCGGTGCTCGACCAAGACTTTGGAGCCTCATCCCTCCAGGCTCTGTCCAAGCCGCTAGAACTACCAGATATCGAAGTCGCGAGTACAAATTTCGACTGGTCACTCATGGATGGTGCCGTCGATCTTCTTAACAGCAATCCCGGCATTACCGCAATCGAGCCTGCAGCCTCGAAAAACCTAATTAATTATGAGAGCCTTGAGTTGGGTGATCAGCTAACTGGCTTAGCGATAAGCGACAATCCCGCCGAAGTTCTCCCTAACCTGGTTAACGCAAATCTGCCACCACTACTCGAAGAGGCGTTCAGGTCGGATCAGCTTCTTACCCAGTCAGGAAGCAGGGATGGAGATCTATCGAGAGATACACAGCTTCCGAATCCCAAGGTCGATGAGGTCACGATTACTGACTCCCTTGAACTCCAGTCGCCAGTCATTAAAGTTGAAGAGCAGAGCTTCACACTACTCGAGGATCAAGCTTTTAGCATTGCCCTCGACGATCTATTCCCACTGGCTGAAGAGTTGGTTTCTGTTGAACTTCTGCCAATTGGAGATTCAGACAATGACTGGTTGAATGTTGAGAAGCGACGGCCCGACTCGACATTAGTTGAGCGCGTTGTGATCGAAACCTTGTTTCGCACTGAGAGTGGACAACTTCTTAAAGCCGGGGAGATTAGAGAATTGCAACCTGGAACAAATATTCATGCAGACCTAGTAGTTACCGACACACGCAATTCTGGGCTAGGACTGATTGGTCTAGAAGTTGATTTGGACTGGTCATCGCAGGCTGCACAATTAAAGGACGTCATGATTTCTCCAAGCTTGCCGCTGTTCAAGCATGGTGGTGTTGTGGATGCGTCTGCTGGGCGATTGTCCGGTCTCGTTGCAGCTTCGCTTCCCAGCTCAGGAACTGGATCGGTGTTAGGGGATGAGTGGCAAGATCTGTTCGCCAGTCTAAGTTTTGAAATTGGAGACAATATTGCTGAAGGCCTAAATATGGAGATAACGCCCATCAAGATGCCCACAAGCAAAAATCAGCCTCTTAGTCAACAACAGGTGCTGACAATTGGCAGCAGAGATGATGCCATCCTCGTGGTCCATGGATTGGCTGATCAAGGATTAGTGGGTGTGCAGCAAACCCTCATCGATGCTTTAGATGCTTCAGGAGCCCGTTGGCAAAAAGAAGTGTCTCTGTTGATCGAGAATGTTAATGACGCACCAGAGGCCATCACGCTCCCACCACTACTGGCTTTGGAGGACGAACCCTTTAGCCTAGACCTCACAACAGCCTTTTCCGATTCAGATCTTGAATATGGCGATAAGCTGAGTTTTCATTTGGTTGATGTTACAGCCGACTGGTTACAGATTGATCAAACATCAGGGGTTCTAAGTGGACAGCCAGATCAAACTGAGGTTGGAACCTGGAAGTTGCAGATCGAGGCAAGAGACCTTAGTGGCGCCTCTGCAAGACAATGGATAGACCTTACAGTTCAGAATGTCAATGACGCCCCTCAGTGGAATGGCAACGATCTTCCTCTGATGTTACTAAGGGAAAATCAGTCATTTTCGATTCGTCTACCAGAAAATCTATTTACCGATGAAGATGAGGGAGATCAACTTCAATATACCCTAAGCATAGAGGGAGAGAATACCGATTTAGATTGGATTCAACTTAATCCTATTGAGGCTATTCTGAACGGAACAGCCCCACTAGCAAATGGAGAAATACTAACTCTGACCATAAGCGCAACAGATCTCCAGGGAGAGTCAGCAGCTATTCCGCTACAAATTCAGGTTGTTGATAAGATGTTCAATCGACCACCATATCTAATGGGTGAACCCCCCATTGATTTACGCATCCAAGAAGGTGAGAGTGTAACCTTTGACCTTTTGTCATACTTTGGTGATGACGATATCTTACTCGGTGATACCCTAAACTTTGAAATTGAAGCACCAGATTGGATGGAGTTTGATCCTGCCAAATCTGTGGTGTCAGGTGTACCTCAGAACGAAAGTGTTGGAAAACACACCGTTAGTTTTCGGGCTTTTGATGACCATGGGGCTTTTGCAGTTGCATCGTTCGAGCTAACTGTAGACAATGTCAATCAAGCCCCTGTCCGTCTTGGACCATCCCAGGATGCGCAACTAATCAACACAGGTGATGTATTCAGATTAGATCTGAATGAAATCTTCAGCGATGCTGACAGTTTACACGGTGATTCACTCTCATACAGTCTACGCGTAAGAAGTACCTCGAGCGTTGGCTTGCCCAATTGGCTGACCTGGAACTCGGGCACTGGTAAACTTGAACTATCTCCGGGGTCAGATGACAGAGGATTGTTAACACTAGACTTTAATGCGACAGATCAAAGTGGTGAGACTATCGGCTATCAACTTAATCTTGGCATCATCTCTGACTCAGGAATCACAGAAGTAAATCAGGCTATTGAGCAACTAAGGATTAAGCAAGGGCAAACAGGCATACTGAGTCTTCAAGATGCATTTATACGCGTCCGGGAAACCGAGCAGATTGATTATAGCTTTGAGCTTCTTCGACGAGACAACAACGGTGAGTACCTTTCCGTTGACGAGTCGGATACTGATTGGATCACAATCGTTGATCGTGCATCCCTACCAGTTGAAAGGGAAGACAGACTGATTATTGAGCCGGTTTTGAGATTATTGGAGACCGGAGAACAGCTAGACATCGAAGAACTGGCCAATCTTCAGGCAGGTGATGAAGTTGAGCTTTCAATTAATGTCTCCGATCTTCGTTCTTTGACTGACATTGTAGGTCTTGTTGGTCTCGACATTGATCTCTCTTGGAAAGGCCTAACTCTTTCAACGGATAACCCAACAGATCTGAAGCAAGCTATTAATGAGGCTCTCCCTTTATTCCGTTCAGTTGAGCAGTCATCAACTCGTGATCAATCTCTTCGTATCAGTGCCGCAAGTCTCCCGTCATTCGGTCTCGGAGAAATGCTGGGTGATGAACCCGGAGAATCATTTTTAAAAATCAACCTTACTTTAGACGATCCGTTAGAACCAATCGAGATTATGCTTAAACTGAACGATGAGGATAGTGGTGGTCTAGGGTACGGCCTAGCAGACGGGACCAGTGCCGATGACCTTCTCAGCATAATCAACTTGAGTAATACACCTATTTATGAACTACACGTAAATACTTCGGAACAAGTAGATGGCCTGTATGCACTTAAGATTAAAGCCAGTTCGTCCAATGATTCAGTCAGTCAAGTGGTTCCATTTACTATTGGACCCGGCGTCAATCTACCGCCTTTGATCAAAGCAAGACCTACCAGTCTAAAACCTGATGATAATAGAATTCATCGACTTGACCTGGGTTCACTATTCCAAGATTTGGATGGCGACAGCCTGAGTTACAGCCTGTCGCTTACAAGCGAGAATTCGCAACACAAACAAATTCTTCGTGATAGCGTTCAGGTTATATATAGCAATGGACATGCTGATCTTGAGTTTAATGTGCCTGGGTTAGAGGAGCCGGTGACCGGTTCCGTGACAATCATGGCTAGTGATGGGGTTCGATCGGTCAACCAGACCATAGAAATAGTTCTGATTCCTAGAAGCCAGTACGTGCCCTTATTTGCAGACCCGTCCCATCCTGCTGTTTCAACGAATCAGCTTGTTGGTCTTGGCGATCTATTTTCTGCCAGGAAAATAGAGTTCCAGGATACAGCTGATGAGGTGTCTCTCGTCCTTCGCTCAGAGGATACTATAGACCTTAAGTTTTCGAATAACTTTATTACCCTTACCGGCCTATCAACACCGCAAGTCAGATTTCTAGAAGCAAACATTCTCTCCAGGCCGGAGGGAGATATTCAAGGATATCCTCTGATAATTCCAATCTCTAAGCTATCTAGTTTACTACAGGATCCTTCCGATGGATTTAACCTCAACTGGCTAGAGCTCGTCGCACCAAGTCAGGCAGGCCAGTCACTTAATATCCAGATATCAACACTAAGTCATGTAATTGGAGACAATAATGGCGCGCTATATGGAATCAGTCAAGGGAACAGTGAAGAAGCTGTTCTGATGACAACTTCTACAAATACTCCAAGATTCCTTACGCAAACAACGCAGCGTTATCTTTCGGGTATAGTGGATCAGGGGGTGGGTAGTGCTGCTACTAAACCTAATGAATTAACCACCTTGGTTGCATGGAAGAACAAGGAGAATTTTGATTCATCCTTGGAAGGAAACCTTCGTGATTTGTCGTCTGTTGTTAGCATAGGCATCTCATCCAACAATGCCAACTTGATTGACAATAGTCTTGAGAAGACTCAATCAAGTGATTACATAATTACGAACCTGACTGTGATATCTGCCGATGATGCTATCTTTGGAGATTCCGATGTTCTCGAAGGAGTTAATAGTGACGTTGAATTGGCTGAGTCATGGGATCCGATCAGTTTTACTATTTCCAAGGCGCCTGGTGCTGATAACCTCGTCGATATTGACACGGTGCGTGAAGGTGTGCAGGTGCAATTAGAAATCGATTTGTCGAGATCTGGTGTACGAGAAGAAGATCTAAACGCCTACCGGAAGTTTGTAGCACCCGAAACGATCGTAGCGGCAAATGGGCTGGGCTTAGTTTTACGAGATCTCGACGGCCAACCAATTACATCCTCTGGTTGGTATGATTTCACTCAACGCCTTGATGGTGACGGCAATCCAGTTGGCGACGGGGCTCAGTTTGTAGTTGAGACAATTGATGGTCAGCGTATGATTAGCAAGATTGTCTTAACCCTTACGGATAATAGTTTTGGGGATAATAATCTGAATTTTGGAGTTATTGATGATCCTGGAATGCCAGTGAAGCTTACACGTAAACCAACGCCAGTTACGTACGCCAATACTGACAGCCGCGGATTAGTTCCATTAACTTCGAATATCCCTAATACGCAAAACATTGACTCGGATCAACTACCCGAGTTCGTAAATGACTATGAAAGTTATGGAGAAGTAGCGGAGCCTGATACTCAGAATCTAGACCCAAGTTCGCCAAACACTTCGATTAACAGTGATGACACAACTATTGAACGTACGCTTGATTCAAATGACTCTCGACCATTAACTCCATCTGGCAAAGGTCGTGGATCGAATAATGTGTCTCAAGGGAACCGACCATCGCTGACTGGTTTGAGCGTTAATTCTCAGCAAAACAGTGAGAGTCTTGGTGCCGCAGGTTCACGCTTTTCTGTAGATACTGTCAACGGATCTAGTTCTTCAACTAGTGATGGCTCACTAAAGAATACAAACGCAAAACCCAATGGATCTGGTTCTCCGCCTAGCGATGACTCACTGGAGAATATAAACCCAAAATCCAACGACTCTCCAATTCGGCGAAGTGACCAAAGATCATCATTGAAGCCGCTTACGGCAGGCACACGTTCAACTCCATCTCAGGCTCCCATGAGTTCGCGTACTACTGCACTCGATGAAGCATCAAGTGCAATCCAAGCCTTATTTAACCGTCTGATCAGTGAAGTTGATAGCCCGACGGCACTCGGAGGAATCATGTTAGGAATGATCCTAACTCCAAATGGTGCCGAAAGGGGTCTACGCTCACTCTTGGATTCAGGTATTGGTAAACCTGTTTCCATTCAACATCGTAATGCCGAACTTCAAGCTGATTGGGCATTTCGGTTCGAAGGAATAGGTGGTGATCAAACCTACTTGTCAATCCGACTTACGGGTGGACGACTGGTCGTTTCTCGACTCAATACTGAATCTGAAGAATTCCAAGCACAAAATGGAACGACATTGATCAATACGGCGAGCATGCCACAAGCAGCCCTTTGGAAACTGCTAAGTCATGTCACAAATCCTGGAGATTTTGTTTCCCAAGTCCATTCTTGGATAGAGCAGTTGTTGCTCCAACCTCTCGACGAAATAGAGCACTCATGGATTGTTTGGTATGATAAGATATTTAATGATTGCAAAGAGTCGCCTGATCCTAAAATAAGGTCATTGTTTTCGCATTTTCGACAGGATTTGTCGGTTGCCAATGGAGTTGATCCTAGTTATGCTGATGCTCTGATGCTTGTTCAACTTCTTGACTGCCATATTAAACTGGGGTTCTCGGTAGTGGAATTCTTATGA